The genome window ATGCAGCCTGATGTAGGTATAACGTTTCTCGTGCATTTCCCATTCATCGAGGCTGTTGGGATAAATCGCATCACGTGTTATAAGGGATATGATCATATCCGGGCGCAGATGCGAATTGGCCGGGATGTTCCGCATGACGCCGGTCACCGTGAAGTCCCAGACATTGTCCCCCCTGAGGACTTTCCCCATGGGTTCGTCGTCGCCGAAATACTTGAAGGCCATTTCCTCCGAGATCACGATCGAATAGGGTTCGGTCAGCGCGATCCGGGGATTGCCGGCGACAAACGGGATGGCAAACATGTCGAGCAGGGCCGCATCGGCCCAGATGACCCTTTTCTCATAGAAACGTTGCTCTTCATGCATGATGAACCAGGCGGATGTCGTGCCTCTCACCCGGGCGAAGAGCTCGATTTCGGGGAAATCACGTTTCAGGGCGGGTCCCCATCCCGAGGGCGATCCCGCCGTCCGGACCGTCTGTCCGGCGCTTTCTATATCATCGATGACCCGGTAAACCCGGTCGGCATGGGGATGATATCGATCGTAGCTCAACTCGTCCCAGACGTAGAGCAGGATCAGCATGCAGGCCGCCAGGCCGATCGCGAGTCCCACGATGTTCATGAGCGTGTAGGCGGGATACCGTAGCAGGTTTCGTAGGGCTATGATGAGGTAGTTGTGGAGCATAGGATTCTCAACCGACCTGGCTTTAAGTTCTACAGGATGCAGTGTCGAGCTAGGCGGCAGATGACACAGGTGAGGTATTATTGCCAACCGTAGCTGTCAAAGAACTGCCCGTTTCCGCACCATCTCGACGCAGCAAGAAAGAACGAAATCCTTTCGTCGTTTTCTTTCCTGTGCATTACCCCGACTACCTCGATATCTATAGACCGTATCTCGATGCCAGCTTCCTCCTTTGCCTCCCGGACAGCAGCTTCTATCACTTCTTCGTGGCCGTCGAGATGTCCTGCGATCACGCTATAGTTTCCGTCTTCGTATCCAGTGTTAGTCCGTCTGAGCATTAAGATTTCGTCCCTGTCGTTCTTTAGGAAAACACGAACGTCCGTGATCAGTTTGAATTTGTCGGCCATAACAGATTTACTCTTGATAAACTTGACGTGAGTGCAATGGTCTCATCAATATTGTCCACAGACCCAGTATGCCGAACAGTCCGCTATCATCAGACTGAACTTTCATGGGGCGAAACTCAATGATTTCAAAGCGGTGCTGCAGAATTCTTCGCAATCTATCTTCTGTGTACCCGATCCCAGGCGGCATCCTGCCTTCTTCGTAGATTTCCCAGTCTTCTTTGGGAACTCCGGCCGATGTGTCGAAGCAGGTCATCTCGAACATCCCGTTCGGCTTGAGTACTGCATGTATCTTTTCGAGATAGTATGGCCGTCGATGAGGCTGCAGGTGATGAAGAAGGCCTGCATCGTAGGCCAGGTCGAAAATCGACCCGACAATGAAATTGACGTCCACTTCCGACCGTCGCGCAAGGGAGCGACCTCGTTCGATCGCGGTTTCTGACAGGTCGATGGCGTCGACCCGGTACCCCCCTTTCGCCAGGTATACGGCGTTACGACCTATCCCACAACCGAGATCTATGGCATTGCCGGGCGTAAGACAATCCTGTTCGAAGCAACTGACTAGATTCTCGTCCGGTTTATCTGTAAGAAATGGTGGATTTCGTTTTCCCTGAGCATAGAAGGACTCCCAGTCGATCTTGCCGGACAAGGCAAGATCGAGCCGTTCCGCGTCCCGTATGGTGTGGATGGGTTTTCTGGGGATGCTTGACAACTCGTGGCCTTGTTTATGACAATCATATTGAATTGTCTATGTAATTAAGATATACCTTATTGCCGATTTTCAAACCACGTTACTTACATTAAACACCTGACAGTCCATCCGGTCTTTAGTCGACACGAGTCCGACCCTGGAGTACCCGAATCCTACGATGTCCGGCCCAACGAACAACACAAAGCAACAAGCCT of Gemmatimonadota bacterium contains these proteins:
- a CDS encoding NUDIX domain-containing protein → MADKFKLITDVRVFLKNDRDEILMLRRTNTGYEDGNYSVIAGHLDGHEEVIEAAVREAKEEAGIEIRSIDIEVVGVMHRKENDERISFFLAASRWCGNGQFFDSYGWQ
- a CDS encoding class I SAM-dependent methyltransferase gives rise to the protein MSSIPRKPIHTIRDAERLDLALSGKIDWESFYAQGKRNPPFLTDKPDENLVSCFEQDCLTPGNAIDLGCGIGRNAVYLAKGGYRVDAIDLSETAIERGRSLARRSEVDVNFIVGSIFDLAYDAGLLHHLQPHRRPYYLEKIHAVLKPNGMFEMTCFDTSAGVPKEDWEIYEEGRMPPGIGYTEDRLRRILQHRFEIIEFRPMKVQSDDSGLFGILGLWTILMRPLHSRQVYQE